The following coding sequences are from one Passer domesticus isolate bPasDom1 chromosome 11, bPasDom1.hap1, whole genome shotgun sequence window:
- the RBP1 gene encoding retinol-binding protein 1 isoform X2, which translates to MPADFNGYWKMVSNDNFEEYLKALDVNVAVRKIANLLKPDKEILQNGDHMIIKTLSTFRNYIMEFDVGKEFEEDLSGVDDRKCMTTVSWDGDKLLCVQNGEKEGRGWTQWIEGDEMHLLTGPERRCLFFCPITLYSIFTLSSVWVKGSVPAGIINSNFHFSSLCSAISIQQSKWIYSKCSNQ; encoded by the exons ATGCCTGCAGACTTCAATGGCTATTGGAAAATGGTCAGCAATGACAATTTTGAGGAGTATCTGAAAGCACTGG atgtAAATGTTGCTGTAAGAAAAATAGCAAACTTGCTAAAGCCTGACAAAGAAATCCTTCAGAATGGGGATCATATGATCATTAAAACGCTGAGCACTTTTAGAAACTACATCATGGAATTTGATGTAGGGAAGGAGTTTGAGGAGGATTTATCTGGGGTGGATGATCGCAAGTGCATG ACCACTGTGTCTTGGGATGGAGATAAGCTGCTTTGTGTACAGAATGGAGAGAAGGAAGGCCGTGGTTGGACCCAGTGGATTGAAGGAGATGAAATGCACCT ATTAACAGGACCTGAAAGAAGATGCCTGTTCTTTTGTCCTATAACTCTTTATAGCATCTTCACTCTCTCATCAGTGTGGGTAAAAGGCAGTGTTCCTGCTGGGATAATAAACTCCAACTTCCATTTCTCCTCACTATGCAGTGCTATTAGCATTCAGCAATCTAAATGGATATATTCTAAATGTTCAAATCAGTAG
- the RBP1 gene encoding retinol-binding protein 1 isoform X1: MPADFNGYWKMVSNDNFEEYLKALDVNVAVRKIANLLKPDKEILQNGDHMIIKTLSTFRNYIMEFDVGKEFEEDLSGVDDRKCMTTVSWDGDKLLCVQNGEKEGRGWTQWIEGDEMHLEIRVCGVTCKQVFKKVQ; encoded by the exons ATGCCTGCAGACTTCAATGGCTATTGGAAAATGGTCAGCAATGACAATTTTGAGGAGTATCTGAAAGCACTGG atgtAAATGTTGCTGTAAGAAAAATAGCAAACTTGCTAAAGCCTGACAAAGAAATCCTTCAGAATGGGGATCATATGATCATTAAAACGCTGAGCACTTTTAGAAACTACATCATGGAATTTGATGTAGGGAAGGAGTTTGAGGAGGATTTATCTGGGGTGGATGATCGCAAGTGCATG ACCACTGTGTCTTGGGATGGAGATAAGCTGCTTTGTGTACAGAATGGAGAGAAGGAAGGCCGTGGTTGGACCCAGTGGATTGAAGGAGATGAAATGCACCTG GAAATAAGAGTGTGTGGAGTCACATGTAAGCAGGTCTTTAAGAAGGTGCAGTGA